The Silene latifolia isolate original U9 population chromosome Y, ASM4854445v1, whole genome shotgun sequence sequence TTAATTGTATAAGTTCCTGGGCACATTCCTTCTCAAAGATTGCGAAGTCGATTCAAAGGATTGCTCATCACCTGTTCTTGGAAGTACTTAAGAGACAGTTCAGGAACATGGGTTAGGTTCTCAATATCACTGAACTGTTCCCTATCCAGCTCTTTCAACTTCTGCTTTAGTCCTTTCAATTTCTTAACAATCCTAAACATTGGGGTACCCTGAACCTCAACATGCCACCCAGATTGGACCACAATAAGGTAGTTAGGAGCAAGGGACCACATGTTGTAATACTTGAATGAAGGTTTTTTCCTCACATAAGTATCAGCCATGCTGATGATACACGGGCAATGGTCAAACAGACCTTCAGGAAGAAAATGAGCAACTGACTCAGGAAAGGAGATGAGCCAATCATCATTCACTATAACCCTGTCTAGCCTGCTGTACACCCTTGTAGCCGCCTCATGTTTATTGTTCCATGTGTAATAAGACCCTTTCATTTTAAGTTCAAACAAATTACAGTCAGACATCATATTCCTCATAGGAGCCATCTCAGCCCAAGTAACCTCAGTCCCTCCAATTCTCTCATCCACAGCCACAATATTGTTAAAGTCCCCACAAACTGCCCAAGAGCCATCACATTGCAGAGCATAACTCCTGAGTTTCTCCCAGAGACTTTCCCTCTCCTGCAACTTATTGAAGCCATAGACCATAGTGACCCAGAAATACACCTTCTTCATTTTATCAAAAATCCTAGAGTGTATGCACTGAGCAGTAATGTCCAGCACATCCACCTGATAAAGCTTAGGATCCCACAACAACCATACTCTTCCTCCCTGGTGAAGACTGTTGTTTCCAGTCACAACACAAATTGTTCCTAACTTGCGTCCACTTACTCCCCTTTATTTTAGTTTCCAAAATACCAAATAACCCTACATTATTTTGATGGATGAACCACTTTATTGCCTGCTGTTTATTTAAGTTATTCATTCCACGTAGATTCCAAAACCCCAAACTACCCATTCTCAGAGTTTTTGGTTAGGAACCCCAATTTCTTCTTACTCTCAGCTCTTGCCTTATGCATAGAAAGATTTAAGGCATCCATGAAGGTGATACCTCGTGGAGTTAACAGTCTAGGCTCCCCAGTATCATGTCTTAGCAATCTGGTAATGAACCTCCTAGGCAGAGACTCCTCATTCAGCACCTTGCCCTGGCCAACTTCAGGAGTAATCACAGGTGCAATGGGCTCCACAACAGAGTGACCATGGACGTTTCAGAGTCCTAGGCTTGCGGCAAAGAGTCTAGCAGTGGGTGTTTGAGGTTTCTGCGCCAGTTGGACATCAGCTACAGGTTTTGGCCTCCATACCTTCCGCACTTTCATAACCTCCCTCCTGCATTGATCAGCAACATGCTCAATTCCTTTGCATTTGGTACATGAAAGGGGTAACCAATCATATACCACTTTAATCTTCTGGGTTTTCCCCATCTCATCCTCAAAAGTTAGTTCAGTTGGGAATTACTATCCTATTTTCACCTCCACCAAAAGCCTAGCATACCCAAGGAATGCTCGGTTAGCAGTAGCCTCATCGCAACGCAGAAACTTCCCAACTAAGCCACTAATATTAGTTAAACAGCCTGAACCCCAAAACTTAATATCAAGTCCATATAATTTCATCCAAATTGGAATCAATTGGACATCATGTTTGATCAATTCAACATCAGGAGTCCACTCCTTGACAATCACCGTTTCTTATCAAACATAAGGTGCCCATTCCTAACAACTTCCATCCTTTTGTCTTTTGATTTAAAACGAACCAAAAAATACCATTCGGAAGGAAAGAAATACGATCAACCCCATAAGACCGCCAAACCCTCTTAACAAAACCTCGTAATTACACTACTCGGAGGTTTCGCACCCGGATATAACAGAAAAAAAATGAGATGACCGGTAGTTAATCTCACCGCGACATCTTCAAAGGATAACTTGAGACGCGTAGGTACCTTGCCGCCGCTAACATTCTCGCATAACCTCCTCATCCTCATGTTCGTCCTCCACGATCACATCCAGTTCCTCCGTAGTTAGAGGAGAGAACGTTTGATTACGATTCGGGACCATCGATTGTCTTTTAGTTTTACTAGTACTAGCGGAATTGAAATcaacatgttttttggattttgattttgatgaaaCTAACGGTGTAATCGAGTGAATAATAGGTTATTTTGATTTAGAGATGTTAATCGAAGTATTAGATTTATTAGGGTTCTTAATCCCAGCCATTGCTTGTAATTAATCCCCTTTTTGTTAATTATTGAGGTTTTCCTCTCTCTAGAATCTCTCTCATCTTACTTACTTTTCaacaattaataaaaaaaaaatacttagATGCTCACCACTCACtgtccttcgagtagttttctcaaaatacttagtgataccaacatgcgttgatacccctctcacacgacctagatgttctgctttgccgattgccctagcaagaatgtcatcacgtctttgaggcttccattttccttccctaCTTctttctcacagatcctctacatacacaaaaaaccattatGCCACTAAagtttatttaaactcacaattatataaccgaccaccagtggtaggagtgacatatttattctaacttacaattttctctttgatggttt is a genomic window containing:
- the LOC141627961 gene encoding uncharacterized protein LOC141627961, coding for MGKTQKIKVVYDWLPLSCTKCKGIEHVADQCRREVMKVRKPIAPVITPEVGQGKVLNEESLPRRFITRLLRHDTGEPRLLTPRGITFMDALNLSMHKARAESKKKLGFLTKNSENGGVSGRKLGTICVVTGNNSLHQGGRVWLLWDPKLYQVDVLDITAQCIHSRIFDKMKKVYFWVTMVYGFNKLQERESLWEKLRSYALQCDGSWAVCGDFNNIVAVDERIGGTEVTWAEMAPMRNMMSDCNLFELKMKGSYYTWNNKHEAATRVYSRLDRVIVNDDWLISFPESVAHFLPEGLFDHCPCIISMADTYVRKKPSFKYYNMWSLAPNYLIVVQSGWHVEVQGTPMFRIVKKLKGLKQKLKELDREQFSDIENLTHVPELSLKYFQEQSAFIAGRGLVGNILICQDLIKLYKRKKCSPRLMMKIDLQKAYDSIEWSYLNEMLRGNLESVTLMLRAFSTFSLASGLQMNKDKSNFYCNGVTDSVVQAIENASGMRKAAIPFKYLGVKIMHKRLGVLDRLSVDRVTERIQRLGARKLSYAGRVVLISSVLSTLHSYWATVFIIPQTVMKKIESICRAFLWYGNDSCERPNLVSWKQICQPEEGKGSWLQKFAHTGT